The following coding sequences lie in one Polynucleobacter necessarius genomic window:
- a CDS encoding aminoglycoside phosphotransferase family protein, whose translation MTDSRLNTLRNWLKTLQPSWQLDLDTLAPASADASFRRYFRIESKNPDFGTLIIMDAPPQHEPLNAFIQVDLLLSEAGINVPKILEQSIAEGFLLLNDLGNKTYLAQLNDETANRLYQDATNTLIKMQLASKPNVLPNYDAALLQRELDLFPQWYLSKHLQIELSGTQQEQLKNAFELIIANNLAQAKVYVHRDYHSRNLMVTDINNPGVLDFQDAVYGSITYDASSLWRDAYIAWPEEKVIDWTIKFWEQGRKAGLPMPDDFGQFYRDFEWMGLQRHLKVLGIFARLFHRDEKDGYLKDIPLVLEYAIATANRYIELKPLARILEATRSNIQSK comes from the coding sequence ATGACTGACTCTCGCTTAAACACCCTCCGCAACTGGCTAAAAACCCTGCAGCCTAGCTGGCAATTAGATCTTGATACCTTGGCGCCTGCCTCGGCCGATGCCAGTTTTCGGCGGTATTTCCGAATTGAGTCCAAAAACCCTGATTTTGGCACTTTGATCATTATGGATGCTCCGCCGCAACATGAGCCCTTAAATGCCTTCATTCAGGTGGATTTATTACTTTCAGAAGCGGGTATTAATGTCCCTAAAATTTTGGAGCAAAGCATTGCAGAAGGTTTTCTTTTGCTTAATGACTTAGGCAATAAAACCTATCTTGCGCAACTGAATGATGAAACTGCAAATCGTTTATACCAAGATGCCACAAATACGCTAATTAAAATGCAATTGGCTAGCAAGCCAAATGTGCTACCAAACTATGATGCCGCACTGTTACAACGTGAGTTAGATTTATTTCCTCAATGGTACTTAAGCAAGCATTTGCAAATTGAACTAAGCGGTACTCAGCAAGAGCAACTCAAGAATGCATTTGAGCTCATCATTGCAAATAATCTTGCGCAGGCTAAAGTTTATGTTCACCGCGACTATCACTCTCGCAATTTAATGGTGACCGATATCAACAATCCTGGTGTCTTGGATTTTCAAGATGCCGTCTATGGCTCTATTACCTACGATGCATCTTCGCTCTGGCGCGATGCATACATCGCGTGGCCCGAGGAAAAAGTAATTGACTGGACTATCAAATTCTGGGAGCAAGGACGTAAAGCTGGACTCCCTATGCCAGATGACTTTGGTCAGTTTTACCGTGACTTTGAATGGATGGGACTACAACGTCATTTAAAAGTACTTGGTATTTTTGCCAGACTATTTCATCGGGATGAGAAAGATGGTTACCTTAAAGATATCCCATTGGTTTTGGAATATGCGATTGCAACAGCAAATCGTTACATTGAATTAAAGCCGTTGGCACGTATTCTGGAAGCAACGCGTTCAAATATTCAATCAAAGTAA
- the murU gene encoding N-acetylmuramate alpha-1-phosphate uridylyltransferase MurU — MDKYNSIPCFLLAAGRGERMRPLTDHLPKPLLTIQNKSLLAWHLEALSSAGIQNVVINHAWLGEKIEQALGSGDQFGLNIQYSPEVTALETAGGIAKALPILKAKDYFLVINGDVFSPELPLQRLLEQVLQLRQDVGPILAHLLLVPNPAQHPNGDFYLQGSQVSDTPLAGSEKLTFSGIGIYHKDLFRNLVIDTSAKLAPLLSEAMAQNKVTGEKYLGPWHDVGTPQRLEELNAAYE; from the coding sequence ATGGACAAGTACAACTCTATTCCTTGTTTTTTGCTTGCTGCTGGCAGAGGAGAAAGGATGCGTCCTTTAACAGATCACCTCCCCAAACCTTTGCTCACTATTCAAAATAAGTCCCTACTTGCCTGGCATTTGGAAGCACTCTCTAGTGCCGGCATTCAAAATGTCGTAATCAATCATGCGTGGCTGGGCGAGAAGATTGAACAAGCACTCGGCTCTGGCGATCAGTTTGGACTCAATATCCAATACTCTCCTGAAGTGACTGCCTTAGAGACTGCAGGTGGAATTGCTAAGGCCCTTCCCATTCTTAAAGCAAAAGACTACTTTTTGGTTATTAATGGCGATGTGTTTAGTCCTGAGCTTCCCCTCCAAAGGCTTCTAGAACAAGTTTTGCAGTTACGACAAGATGTCGGTCCAATTTTGGCGCACCTCTTGCTGGTTCCCAATCCCGCTCAACACCCCAATGGTGACTTCTACCTCCAGGGTTCTCAAGTAAGTGATACACCACTAGCCGGCTCAGAAAAGCTGACTTTCTCTGGAATTGGTATCTACCACAAGGATCTCTTTAGAAATTTAGTCATTGATACATCTGCAAAGCTTGCTCCCTTGCTTAGTGAGGCTATGGCGCAAAATAAAGTGACCGGTGAAAAATATCTAGGTCCGTGGCACGATGTAGGTACGCCACAACGCCTAGAAGAACTCAATGCAGCATATGAATAA
- a CDS encoding aminopeptidase P N-terminal domain-containing protein, with product MNKNNIYQLRREQLAKQIFAKTGGGIAIIATAPELARNRDNDFPYRHDSDFFYLTGFEEPGATLVMQIQGEQKNYTLQSHLFCRPKDLEREIWDGFRLGPEAAPKALGIEFAHSTQELDQKLSDLLADQEAIYIRLAESAEADRRLRHWMKEVRAQARSGVNPPSEFHDIETLIHEMRLFKDAHEIDIMRRAAEISARAHVRAMQACKPGMREYQLEAELLHEFRNSGAQSVAYNSIVAGGANSCILHYRAGSTELRSGELCLIDAGCELDGYASDITRTFPVNGKFSGPQRALYDITLAAQEAAISMSKPGNTFMQPHEAALKVLTQGLLDEKLLKLSELGSLENALESGAYRRFYMHRTSHWLGMDVHDVSSYREPIDSLASEKPWRILKSGMVITIEPGLYIRPAYDIDEAFWNIGIRIEDDAVINDSGCELISRGVPVKADEIEALMKNA from the coding sequence ATGAATAAAAACAATATTTATCAACTTCGTAGAGAGCAACTCGCAAAGCAGATTTTTGCCAAAACCGGTGGCGGCATTGCCATCATTGCCACTGCACCAGAATTGGCTCGTAATCGTGATAATGATTTTCCGTATCGTCATGACAGCGACTTCTTTTATTTAACTGGGTTTGAAGAGCCTGGCGCTACCTTGGTAATGCAAATTCAAGGCGAACAAAAAAATTACACACTCCAATCGCATTTATTTTGTAGGCCCAAAGATCTAGAGCGAGAAATTTGGGATGGCTTCAGACTTGGGCCTGAAGCAGCTCCGAAGGCTTTGGGGATCGAATTTGCTCACAGCACTCAAGAGCTTGATCAAAAATTAAGTGACTTACTTGCTGATCAAGAGGCGATTTATATTCGACTTGCTGAAAGTGCAGAAGCTGATAGACGCTTACGACACTGGATGAAAGAAGTGCGAGCTCAAGCTCGCTCGGGAGTTAATCCACCCTCTGAGTTTCATGATATTGAAACTTTGATTCATGAAATGCGTCTTTTTAAAGATGCACATGAAATTGATATCATGCGTCGCGCTGCAGAAATTTCTGCACGTGCTCATGTGCGCGCGATGCAAGCCTGCAAACCGGGAATGCGCGAGTATCAACTTGAAGCCGAACTTCTTCATGAGTTTCGTAACAGCGGCGCGCAAAGTGTTGCCTATAACAGCATTGTTGCCGGGGGTGCTAACTCATGCATCTTGCACTATCGTGCAGGTTCAACGGAGTTACGTAGCGGAGAGCTCTGCTTAATTGATGCTGGCTGTGAATTAGATGGCTACGCATCCGACATCACCAGAACCTTTCCGGTTAACGGAAAATTTTCCGGGCCTCAGCGCGCGCTCTATGACATCACCCTAGCAGCACAAGAAGCCGCCATCTCCATGAGTAAGCCCGGTAATACTTTCATGCAGCCGCATGAAGCCGCTTTAAAAGTGCTCACCCAGGGCTTATTAGATGAAAAGTTGCTCAAACTATCAGAGCTAGGCTCACTTGAAAATGCACTTGAGAGTGGCGCTTATCGCCGCTTTTACATGCATCGCACTTCGCACTGGTTAGGTATGGATGTTCATGATGTAAGCTCCTATCGCGAACCAATTGATTCGCTCGCTTCTGAGAAACCATGGCGCATTCTCAAAAGCGGTATGGTGATCACTATTGAGCCTGGTTTGTATATCAGGCCAGCTTACGATATCGATGAAGCATTTTGGAATATCGGCATTCGCATTGAAGATGATGCGGTTATCAATGATTCGGGATGCGAGTTGATTTCTCGCGGTGTTCCTGTGAAGGCTGATGAAATCGAAGCCTTAATGAAAAACGCTTAA
- a CDS encoding FAD-dependent monooxygenase translates to MSGSSCDIVIHGGGPVGLSCAAWILQKFPDAKLTLLDRNPVNDADLANTDGRGIALSHGSKLLLDTIDAWPSDCADIHRVHVSQAGRFGRALMTREELAQDALGHIIRYRDIHITLRKALRTIQKSSPHFSWQHIGKDEQIHIDARCVVHAEGGLFKTQDWVESGRDYGQSALVGLVEVKNAVPHQAWERFTSEGPLAVLPSHYGNNILNLVWCGSPESSQKRLDLSDADFLIALQKEFGARIGRFLKIQDRRLYELGLNYRKHITQHHEVWIGNAAQTLHPVAGQGLNLGLRDAFLLAERLAGVFSGPQDEQSSAHIQNALEAYAQSRQADRKATIGLTDFMARVFTSNLVPVVAARGLALSALQWLPPVKKALARQMMFGRR, encoded by the coding sequence ATGAGCGGATCTAGTTGCGATATTGTGATTCATGGTGGTGGGCCAGTTGGCTTATCTTGCGCTGCATGGATTTTGCAAAAATTTCCAGATGCCAAGCTCACTTTGCTCGATCGCAATCCAGTTAATGATGCCGACTTAGCAAATACTGACGGCAGAGGCATTGCACTCTCCCATGGCAGCAAACTTCTTCTCGACACCATCGATGCCTGGCCAAGCGATTGCGCTGATATTCATCGAGTACATGTCTCACAAGCGGGACGCTTTGGTCGCGCCCTCATGACGCGAGAAGAGCTGGCACAAGACGCACTAGGTCATATTATTCGCTATCGCGATATTCACATCACATTACGCAAAGCTCTTAGAACCATTCAAAAAAGTAGTCCTCATTTTTCTTGGCAACATATTGGCAAGGATGAGCAAATTCACATTGACGCAAGATGCGTAGTTCATGCTGAAGGCGGTCTCTTTAAAACTCAAGATTGGGTAGAGTCTGGTCGCGACTATGGTCAATCTGCATTAGTAGGCTTGGTTGAGGTTAAAAATGCTGTGCCTCATCAAGCGTGGGAACGCTTTACAAGCGAAGGTCCATTAGCTGTATTGCCTAGTCATTATGGCAATAATATTTTGAATCTCGTTTGGTGTGGGTCTCCTGAGTCTTCACAAAAACGCCTAGATCTAAGTGATGCAGATTTTCTCATTGCCCTGCAAAAAGAATTTGGTGCACGAATTGGCCGCTTCCTCAAAATTCAAGATCGTCGTTTATACGAACTTGGCCTGAACTACCGCAAGCACATTACCCAACATCATGAAGTGTGGATTGGCAATGCTGCGCAAACTTTGCATCCAGTAGCCGGGCAAGGACTCAATCTTGGTCTCAGGGACGCTTTCTTATTAGCCGAAAGACTCGCCGGCGTTTTTTCTGGTCCTCAAGACGAACAATCTTCAGCTCACATTCAAAACGCATTGGAAGCTTATGCACAAAGCCGCCAGGCAGACCGTAAGGCAACCATTGGTTTAACGGACTTTATGGCCAGAGTATTTACCTCAAATCTAGTGCCTGTAGTGGCAGCCCGTGGGCTGGCTTTATCAGCTCTCCAATGGCTTCCGCCGGTAAAGAAAGCCTTAGCCCGCCAGATGATGTTTGGCAGACGCTAA